A genomic region of Gemmata massiliana contains the following coding sequences:
- a CDS encoding NAD-dependent epimerase/dehydratase family protein — translation MSPLIRPTGPQLVFGCGYLGRRVALRWLAEGRSVAALTRKNADALRGVGIEPVTGNILAPESLHALPPASTVLYAVGMDRSAGRSMRDVYVTGLAHVLTTLPPCSRFIYASSTSVYGQTNSDWVTESAPTEPSEESGQIVLEAERLLRSQKPDAIVLRFAGLYGPDRLLRKHPVLKGEPLVGDADKWLNLVHVADAASAVQWAETHAVPGETYNIADGAPVSRRDFYTRLAELLRAPEAKFDSRPEPGAPNRRIDAAKFRALGWAPAFTSYHDGLTAAVAETTM, via the coding sequence ATGTCACCCCTGATCCGGCCGACCGGTCCACAACTCGTATTCGGGTGCGGCTATTTGGGTCGGCGCGTCGCGTTGCGCTGGTTGGCCGAGGGCCGGTCCGTGGCCGCGCTCACGCGGAAAAACGCCGACGCGCTGCGTGGCGTTGGCATCGAACCGGTCACGGGCAATATTCTCGCCCCAGAGAGCCTGCATGCGCTCCCGCCCGCGAGCACCGTGCTGTACGCAGTCGGCATGGACCGCAGCGCCGGACGGTCCATGCGCGACGTGTACGTGACGGGTCTGGCACACGTTCTAACTACGCTCCCACCGTGCAGCCGGTTCATTTACGCATCTAGCACGAGTGTGTACGGCCAAACTAACAGTGACTGGGTAACGGAATCCGCGCCCACCGAGCCGTCTGAGGAATCGGGCCAGATCGTACTCGAAGCTGAACGACTGCTTCGGTCTCAAAAGCCCGATGCGATCGTCCTCCGATTCGCGGGGTTGTACGGCCCGGACCGGCTCCTGCGCAAGCACCCCGTCCTCAAAGGCGAACCGCTCGTGGGCGACGCGGACAAGTGGCTGAACCTCGTTCACGTCGCGGACGCGGCTTCTGCCGTGCAGTGGGCCGAAACGCACGCCGTTCCCGGGGAAACGTACAACATCGCCGACGGCGCTCCGGTATCCCGACGCGACTTCTACACACGCCTCGCCGAGTTGCTCCGCGCCCCGGAAGCGAAGTTCGACTCGCGGCCCGAACCGGGTGCCCCGAATCGACGCATCGACGCCGCAAAGTTCCGCGCGCTCGGATGGGCGCCCGCGTTTACGAGTTACCACGACGGCTTGACCGCGGCGGTCGCGGAAACGACCATGTAG
- a CDS encoding DoxX family protein, with translation MSHLPIPLSVLYAGLAGTLIALVVATATNKWSLRVFFLLALRIAIGWHFTFEGLHKIHSIHTGVTDTNRPFSSEPYFKVAPGPLGAQMRKQFSDPEAEIAKKVRVSESISRAEFLRLSPEEQAKKCPEEVRNQFDALESNAKQLAKSEAERELKDATTAEEKAVKGATEAEGKATKAAKTDAERTAAKTAGDAARAKAKAEGDKAREAAQKKLESHEKTGDELVLAVKAAYARWVYGADARPAQVKFISGDLQLTAPQRLDHLEWVRKEARDAEERQSLGLGNGTGTDSKRVAEFRMGAITAEADLARDANAFIDELKKDLGFKPDPNATPELSVGQRMDRFTMWFLVVVGSCLMAGLLTRLACVMAAGFLVMTYLAHPAFPWYPLPPNTEGNPLFINKNVIEALALLALACYPTGRWLGLDAIVLRPFCKCNGCPA, from the coding sequence ATGAGTCACCTGCCGATTCCGCTCAGCGTGCTGTACGCGGGCCTCGCCGGAACGCTGATCGCGCTCGTGGTCGCGACGGCCACGAACAAGTGGTCCCTGAGAGTGTTCTTCCTGCTCGCGCTGCGGATCGCGATCGGGTGGCACTTCACGTTCGAGGGGCTGCACAAGATCCACTCGATCCACACCGGGGTGACCGACACGAACCGCCCCTTCAGCAGCGAACCGTACTTCAAAGTTGCGCCCGGGCCGCTCGGCGCGCAAATGCGCAAACAGTTCTCCGATCCTGAAGCGGAGATCGCAAAGAAGGTGAGAGTGTCGGAGTCCATTTCGCGCGCCGAGTTTCTCAGACTGAGTCCGGAAGAACAGGCCAAGAAGTGCCCGGAAGAGGTTCGGAACCAGTTCGATGCTTTGGAATCGAACGCCAAACAGCTCGCGAAGTCCGAAGCCGAACGGGAACTGAAGGACGCAACGACCGCGGAAGAAAAAGCCGTGAAGGGCGCGACCGAGGCCGAGGGGAAGGCGACGAAAGCAGCGAAGACCGACGCAGAACGCACCGCGGCCAAGACCGCCGGCGACGCGGCCCGGGCGAAAGCGAAGGCCGAAGGGGATAAGGCCCGAGAAGCCGCGCAGAAGAAGCTCGAATCTCACGAAAAGACCGGCGACGAACTCGTTCTGGCCGTCAAAGCTGCTTACGCCCGCTGGGTGTACGGCGCGGACGCGCGACCCGCTCAAGTCAAGTTCATCAGCGGGGATCTGCAACTCACCGCACCGCAACGACTCGATCACCTGGAGTGGGTGCGGAAGGAAGCCAGGGACGCGGAAGAGCGCCAGTCACTCGGGTTGGGGAACGGCACCGGCACCGATTCCAAGCGCGTTGCCGAGTTCCGGATGGGCGCTATCACCGCTGAGGCGGACCTGGCGCGCGACGCGAATGCGTTCATTGACGAACTCAAGAAGGACTTGGGCTTCAAGCCCGATCCGAACGCGACCCCGGAACTGTCGGTCGGCCAGCGCATGGACCGCTTCACGATGTGGTTCCTTGTTGTGGTCGGCTCGTGCCTCATGGCCGGGCTGCTCACCCGCCTCGCGTGTGTGATGGCGGCGGGGTTCCTGGTGATGACGTATCTGGCGCATCCGGCGTTCCCGTGGTACCCGCTCCCGCCGAACACCGAGGGCAACCCGTTGTTCATCAACAAGAACGTGATCGAGGCGCTTGCACTTCTCGCGCTTGCGTGCTACCCCACGGGGCGCTGGCTCGGGTTGGACGCGATCGTGCTCCGTCCGTTCTGCAAGTGCAACGGCTGCCCGGCTTAA
- a CDS encoding tetratricopeptide repeat protein — protein sequence MPSPTFACPKCRGRMSKLNASSEVIACPSCGARVRVVVRARTPEPEPEDEIKEASEEVEDAEYDVPATPRAKKRPRKAKRSKNPWWSWAALVVVVFGGAVLLWAGYRAIPKGGKNGAVDSTAGTPLELQDGGNRPGGGTAPLFTAAEAEPLKMPASDATVPAEFADTVFLLPDNGDMPGHVFSTFDLELGRQALGLVAREDFGLRVRDTSLGDVAPDGLPANRQFRVRRGGQPGPWGVVAGRPGAEHVFWTGQLFKYQITTKPEEHIAYCEPLMRGFFTKCLTGAGLVAKPNRTSDAPVPAAAERALERMRETDQFSAVRVLHEELREKGESDALLAALVRGYSNLSLLTDFHWGPTPYVFKARALLYAQRLVARSPKSALALRARAYAAALTGCHVLALRDLTEAEKLAGTGAPTPAWVEAADYYVHFDLAKFTTARAKADSPLLRLLEFLATEAPETEAVTIRAGRALLEAEPECYLVHDAMCHVGGVSHLHRATLSGSAVLTQQLAARVGGVPDLPAPVRAALGSGGGEPRVYQALRAAGPSDRGEPSWAALGGLLQEIRFTQVANRLSFMADAWGVDPAEEAAGFLPLLDGHRLRPFIESYTFDPRRAPAALRQRLVAQPGELDLRAQPFVRRLAKVDPSAAQHMQFSKHGALYLDEARLVHMFRRDKSGAAVNPYIRQLSETSPHAPIGVALAAAFGTPQPMEKLTETETKYAAHAVVQWGLGKRHMADGRREDALRCWKRLIELSPSGDSFRELAGLYRAAGDETGWRETLEASLKEEDTGLFHAQVRVDLARFYMQKKDFKKAEPYALAAAQSWAGWALVCAAECEEGLGKWDEANQLYEANAVRYQGGAFIWYLACRATGKMNRTAAEAAVHGHLAQFGPGNTPGEQLLAGRFYLLVGDLKTARELVDRANQTEPTDMHLIFAALMADAAGDANARTAALDGFARLPDNKVFLRPIQIAIREWAAKDMAPDEAAVEVAISKLAAHVRGDGEFFCGWYLNNRNLKDRAAALWKRCLESNGTVGLKTHARVNLGASSAKKD from the coding sequence ATGCCCTCTCCGACGTTCGCCTGTCCCAAGTGCCGCGGCCGGATGTCCAAACTGAATGCTTCGAGCGAAGTGATCGCGTGCCCGTCGTGCGGGGCGCGGGTCCGGGTGGTTGTGCGTGCACGTACCCCCGAACCGGAACCGGAAGACGAGATCAAAGAAGCGAGCGAAGAGGTCGAAGACGCGGAGTACGACGTCCCCGCTACTCCGCGCGCGAAAAAGAGGCCGCGCAAGGCCAAGCGGTCGAAGAATCCGTGGTGGTCGTGGGCCGCACTCGTGGTCGTCGTATTCGGCGGCGCGGTACTTCTCTGGGCTGGTTACCGGGCGATTCCGAAGGGCGGCAAGAACGGAGCCGTCGATTCTACAGCAGGGACTCCTCTCGAACTCCAGGACGGAGGGAACCGGCCCGGGGGAGGAACCGCTCCACTTTTCACCGCGGCCGAGGCCGAGCCGCTGAAAATGCCTGCTTCTGACGCAACGGTTCCGGCCGAGTTCGCCGACACCGTCTTCCTCCTGCCCGACAACGGGGACATGCCGGGGCACGTCTTCAGCACGTTCGATCTGGAACTCGGTCGACAGGCCCTGGGCTTGGTCGCGCGCGAGGATTTCGGGCTGCGCGTTCGGGACACCTCGCTCGGGGACGTTGCACCCGACGGGCTGCCCGCGAACCGGCAGTTTCGGGTTCGGCGCGGTGGGCAACCGGGGCCGTGGGGCGTTGTCGCGGGTCGTCCTGGGGCCGAACACGTTTTTTGGACCGGGCAGTTGTTCAAGTACCAAATTACTACGAAGCCTGAGGAGCACATTGCGTACTGCGAACCGTTAATGCGCGGGTTCTTTACCAAGTGCCTCACGGGTGCGGGATTAGTGGCCAAACCGAACCGAACGTCGGACGCGCCGGTGCCCGCGGCGGCGGAACGCGCTCTCGAACGGATGCGCGAAACGGACCAGTTCTCAGCGGTTCGCGTGCTGCACGAGGAACTCCGCGAGAAGGGGGAATCGGACGCTCTCCTCGCTGCGCTGGTTCGTGGGTACTCCAACCTCTCGCTACTGACCGATTTCCACTGGGGGCCGACCCCGTATGTGTTCAAGGCCCGTGCCCTGTTGTACGCCCAGCGCCTCGTGGCGCGCTCGCCGAAGTCGGCGCTCGCGCTCCGTGCTCGGGCGTATGCCGCGGCACTGACGGGCTGTCACGTGCTCGCGCTCCGGGATCTGACCGAGGCCGAAAAGCTCGCGGGCACCGGGGCGCCCACTCCCGCGTGGGTGGAAGCGGCCGATTACTACGTCCATTTCGATCTGGCCAAGTTCACCACTGCTCGTGCTAAGGCCGATAGTCCGCTCCTTCGGCTCCTCGAATTCTTGGCAACCGAAGCGCCAGAAACCGAGGCCGTGACGATCCGCGCGGGGCGGGCACTGCTGGAGGCTGAACCCGAGTGCTATCTCGTTCACGACGCGATGTGCCACGTGGGGGGCGTGTCGCACCTCCACCGAGCGACCCTGAGCGGCTCCGCGGTTCTCACGCAGCAACTTGCTGCTCGGGTCGGGGGAGTGCCCGATCTGCCCGCGCCGGTGCGAGCCGCTCTCGGCAGTGGTGGGGGCGAACCGCGCGTGTACCAAGCCCTGCGCGCGGCCGGGCCGTCCGACCGAGGGGAACCGTCTTGGGCCGCACTCGGCGGACTGCTCCAAGAGATCCGCTTCACGCAGGTGGCAAATCGGCTGAGTTTCATGGCTGATGCCTGGGGCGTTGATCCGGCAGAAGAGGCGGCTGGGTTCCTCCCGCTCCTCGACGGGCACCGGCTGCGCCCGTTCATCGAGAGTTACACGTTCGACCCCCGCCGCGCGCCCGCCGCGCTTCGTCAGCGCTTGGTGGCGCAGCCCGGGGAACTGGATCTGAGGGCGCAGCCGTTCGTGCGCCGACTCGCGAAGGTGGACCCATCGGCCGCTCAACATATGCAGTTTAGCAAGCACGGAGCTCTGTACTTGGACGAAGCGCGTCTGGTACACATGTTCCGACGCGACAAGAGCGGCGCAGCGGTGAATCCGTACATTCGGCAACTGTCAGAGACGAGCCCCCACGCCCCGATCGGGGTGGCGCTCGCGGCCGCGTTCGGCACCCCTCAACCGATGGAGAAACTGACCGAGACGGAGACCAAGTACGCGGCCCACGCCGTGGTGCAGTGGGGGCTCGGTAAGCGGCACATGGCGGACGGGCGCCGGGAGGACGCGCTCCGGTGCTGGAAGCGGTTGATCGAACTGTCCCCGTCTGGGGACTCGTTCCGGGAACTCGCGGGGCTGTACCGCGCCGCGGGCGACGAAACCGGGTGGCGCGAGACGCTCGAAGCGAGTTTGAAGGAGGAAGACACGGGGCTGTTCCACGCCCAGGTTCGAGTCGACCTCGCCCGGTTCTACATGCAGAAGAAAGACTTCAAGAAGGCCGAGCCGTACGCACTGGCCGCGGCCCAGAGCTGGGCTGGGTGGGCGCTGGTGTGCGCCGCCGAGTGTGAAGAGGGGTTGGGGAAGTGGGACGAGGCGAACCAGTTGTACGAGGCGAACGCGGTCCGATATCAAGGGGGCGCGTTCATCTGGTACTTAGCCTGTCGAGCAACCGGGAAGATGAACCGCACCGCGGCCGAAGCCGCGGTGCATGGGCACCTAGCACAGTTCGGTCCGGGGAACACGCCGGGTGAACAGTTGCTGGCCGGCCGCTTCTACCTGCTGGTCGGCGACCTGAAAACGGCACGAGAACTGGTCGACCGCGCCAATCAGACTGAGCCAACGGACATGCACCTCATTTTTGCGGCCCTCATGGCCGACGCGGCCGGGGACGCGAATGCCCGGACCGCCGCGCTCGACGGATTCGCAAGACTACCCGATAATAAAGTGTTCCTCCGACCGATCCAAATCGCGATACGGGAATGGGCGGCGAAAGATATGGCTCCGGACGAGGCTGCGGTCGAAGTCGCCATCAGCAAGCTCGCAGCCCACGTCCGCGGGGACGGGGAGTTTTTCTGCGGTTGGTACCTCAACAACCGAAACCTCAAGGATCGGGCTGCGGCGCTGTGGAAGCGGTGTCTGGAGAGCAACGGGACGGTCGGGTTGAAAACTCACGCCAGGGTTAATCTGGGGGCGTCCAGCGCGAAAAAGGATTGA
- a CDS encoding nucleotidyltransferase domain-containing protein, whose product MTTTHDLDLPALAHWGNERVPAALFWTVSGSHIYGFPSADSDIDLRGCFLAPLRAIVGLRSPTDTVEPKGELAGREVEAVSHEVGKYLRLMCKHNGYVLEQVFSPLVVHGPDFLAQLRPLAQKCVTKHCYNHYRGFLHTQRKLFEKETEKRAKTLLYAYRVALTGVHLLETGEVQTHLPTLNERFRLSFIPELIARKANAEFGTLSTVDVTFHTRQLDEWEARLNAAYEASTLPTEPPVEELDRFLIELRLPGT is encoded by the coding sequence ATGACTACCACCCACGACCTCGACCTACCCGCCCTCGCGCACTGGGGCAATGAGCGCGTGCCGGCCGCTCTGTTCTGGACGGTCAGCGGGTCGCATATATACGGTTTTCCCTCGGCGGACAGTGACATCGACCTGCGCGGGTGCTTCCTCGCGCCGCTGCGTGCAATCGTCGGCTTGCGGTCGCCCACGGACACCGTTGAGCCGAAGGGCGAGCTGGCGGGGCGCGAAGTGGAAGCCGTGAGCCACGAAGTCGGCAAATACCTCCGCCTGATGTGCAAGCACAACGGCTACGTGCTCGAACAGGTCTTCTCACCGCTCGTCGTCCACGGCCCGGACTTCCTCGCGCAACTGCGCCCGCTCGCGCAAAAATGCGTCACCAAGCACTGTTACAACCACTACCGCGGGTTCCTGCACACGCAGCGGAAACTCTTCGAGAAGGAAACGGAGAAGCGCGCGAAAACGCTCTTGTACGCCTACCGCGTCGCACTCACTGGCGTCCACCTGCTCGAAACGGGCGAAGTGCAAACGCACCTCCCCACCCTCAACGAGCGGTTCCGGCTGAGCTTCATCCCAGAGCTGATCGCGCGCAAAGCGAACGCCGAGTTCGGCACGCTCAGCACGGTGGACGTCACGTTCCACACGCGACAACTTGACGAATGGGAAGCGCGCCTGAACGCGGCCTACGAAGCGAGCACGCTCCCCACAGAGCCACCGGTGGAGGAGTTGGACCGGTTCCTGATCGAACTTCGCTTACCGGGCACGTAA
- a CDS encoding Glu/Leu/Phe/Val family dehydrogenase: MSAMPPGNPASNPFVSSPTYLMACQQLRNVARVIDLDKGVAERLMVPKRSQIVAVPVRMEDGHTEVFVGYRVQHSLTSGPSKGGLRYAKNVDLGEVAALAMWMSWKCGIMNLPYGGAKGGIAVDPAELKGGEKERLTRRFTDEIQNIIGPRVDVMAPDMGTDEQTMAWIYDTYSMKVGYACPEIVTGKPVELGGCVGRKEATGRGVVYCISEAFDELNIKSEGATAVVQGFGNVGSVTCDELVKLGTKVIAIGDRYGSIRNDRGINIARLNEYVSKNERKTIVGFPEAEAIADAELLTTPCTVLVPAAMERVITAENAGKLKCRVLAEGANGPTDPEADAILANTDIFVVPDILCNAGGVTVSYFEWVQDLAQFMWDEEEVNAQLKKLMLGAFKRVRDEAKTRKIGNRLAALSLGVQKVAREKSKRGLYP; the protein is encoded by the coding sequence ATGTCTGCTATGCCCCCGGGCAATCCGGCCTCAAATCCGTTTGTCAGCTCGCCAACGTACTTGATGGCGTGCCAGCAGTTGCGCAACGTCGCGCGGGTCATCGACCTCGACAAGGGCGTCGCCGAGCGGCTCATGGTGCCGAAGCGGTCCCAGATCGTGGCCGTGCCCGTGCGCATGGAAGACGGGCACACCGAAGTGTTCGTGGGCTACCGCGTGCAACACTCGCTCACGAGCGGTCCGAGCAAGGGCGGGCTGCGGTACGCGAAGAACGTTGACCTGGGTGAGGTTGCCGCGCTCGCGATGTGGATGAGTTGGAAGTGCGGCATCATGAACCTGCCCTACGGCGGCGCGAAGGGCGGCATCGCGGTCGACCCGGCCGAACTGAAGGGCGGCGAAAAGGAGCGTCTCACGCGCCGGTTCACGGACGAGATCCAGAACATCATCGGGCCGCGCGTGGACGTGATGGCGCCCGACATGGGCACCGACGAACAGACGATGGCCTGGATCTACGACACGTACTCGATGAAGGTCGGGTACGCTTGTCCCGAAATCGTGACCGGCAAGCCGGTCGAGTTGGGCGGCTGCGTGGGCCGCAAAGAGGCCACGGGGCGCGGGGTGGTGTACTGCATTTCCGAGGCGTTTGACGAACTGAACATCAAGTCCGAGGGCGCGACCGCGGTGGTCCAGGGGTTCGGTAACGTCGGCTCGGTGACGTGCGACGAACTGGTCAAACTCGGTACGAAGGTGATCGCGATCGGTGACCGCTACGGCTCGATCCGTAACGACCGCGGCATTAACATCGCGCGGCTCAACGAGTACGTGTCCAAGAACGAGCGCAAGACGATCGTCGGGTTCCCGGAGGCCGAAGCGATCGCGGACGCGGAACTGCTCACCACCCCGTGTACGGTACTCGTTCCGGCCGCAATGGAGCGCGTCATCACCGCGGAGAACGCGGGGAAGTTGAAGTGCCGCGTGCTGGCCGAGGGCGCGAACGGCCCGACCGACCCGGAGGCGGACGCGATCCTCGCGAACACGGACATCTTCGTCGTCCCGGACATCCTGTGCAACGCGGGCGGCGTGACGGTGTCGTACTTCGAGTGGGTGCAGGATCTCGCGCAGTTCATGTGGGACGAGGAAGAAGTCAACGCGCAGCTGAAAAAGCTGATGCTCGGGGCGTTCAAGCGGGTGCGCGACGAGGCCAAGACGCGGAAGATCGGCAACCGGCTCGCGGCGCTGAGTTTGGGCGTGCAGAAGGTGGCTCGCGAAAAGAGCAAGCGCGGCCTGTACCCGTAA
- a CDS encoding Gfo/Idh/MocA family protein yields MALDLTPEQKAAGKANFEQTVGDLARAGKMNSVAVGPDSSGPDRRDVLKAGLAAGAVVPVSAAVYYGYQSWQGNNAVKTALIGCGDEGGVLVGDHNKEYNQIVAVCDIRPSNLDRIFEGEKAPSPRKGLNNIYGKDAAKKIARYNTVEELLADAKKLGLEMVVIATPLHTHDVIAKKCMDAGLHVLCEKLMARTISKCKEMTNYAKEKGLLLSVGHQRHYSTLYAHAIEVLQTDILGDIKHIRAQWPRNNSWPFSASPAEREKFATGNDINGKEFDLPALRDGWCKPVPKQDAEPFLKEPQKLRDLGYESITELVRWRLYDKTGGGLMAELGSHQLDASSIILGHVHPIAVSGIGGEFFYGPGKNDRESDDGVFVTFEFPGKNHPKAKKGGKDESDIVIVTYSSFNTNSFEDYGECVMGSRGTMIISKEAEVYLYKEPEPGKGSSGGRDTKVTVTGAGGGKPAMEATSTWGGGGGAAITKGASATWDSAVRGYRTEMEHFAYCLRMWQKKGGKVDYTKNDKGEFVHKDIIPRCHGEVAMADAILALTANMAMAKKERIVFEDAWFDVTKSDVPETKHGPTKKA; encoded by the coding sequence ATGGCTCTCGATCTGACCCCCGAGCAGAAGGCTGCCGGTAAAGCGAACTTCGAGCAAACGGTCGGCGACCTCGCCCGCGCCGGCAAGATGAACTCGGTGGCGGTCGGCCCCGACTCGTCCGGCCCCGATCGCCGGGACGTGCTGAAGGCGGGCCTGGCCGCCGGCGCGGTCGTACCGGTGTCGGCCGCGGTGTACTACGGCTACCAGTCGTGGCAGGGCAACAACGCGGTGAAGACCGCCCTCATCGGGTGCGGCGATGAGGGCGGCGTCCTCGTGGGCGACCACAACAAGGAGTACAACCAGATCGTCGCGGTGTGCGACATCCGGCCGTCGAACCTGGATCGCATTTTCGAGGGCGAGAAGGCGCCCAGCCCGCGCAAGGGGCTGAACAACATCTACGGTAAGGACGCGGCCAAGAAGATCGCGCGCTACAACACCGTCGAGGAACTGCTTGCGGACGCGAAGAAACTCGGCCTCGAAATGGTCGTCATCGCGACCCCGCTGCACACGCACGACGTGATCGCGAAGAAGTGCATGGACGCCGGTCTGCACGTCCTGTGCGAAAAACTGATGGCCCGCACCATCAGCAAGTGCAAGGAGATGACGAACTACGCCAAGGAGAAGGGCCTGCTCCTCTCCGTCGGCCACCAGCGGCACTACAGCACGCTTTACGCTCACGCCATCGAAGTGCTCCAGACCGATATCCTGGGCGACATCAAGCACATCCGCGCGCAGTGGCCGCGCAACAACTCGTGGCCGTTCAGCGCGAGCCCGGCCGAGCGCGAGAAGTTCGCGACGGGTAACGACATCAACGGCAAGGAGTTCGACCTGCCCGCACTGCGCGACGGGTGGTGCAAACCGGTCCCCAAGCAGGACGCCGAGCCGTTCCTGAAGGAGCCGCAGAAGCTCCGTGACCTCGGGTACGAGAGCATCACCGAACTGGTGCGCTGGCGCCTCTACGACAAGACCGGCGGCGGGTTGATGGCCGAACTCGGGAGCCACCAACTCGATGCGTCCTCGATTATTTTGGGGCACGTTCACCCGATCGCGGTCAGCGGGATCGGCGGGGAATTCTTCTACGGCCCGGGGAAGAACGATCGCGAGAGCGACGACGGCGTGTTCGTGACCTTCGAGTTCCCCGGTAAGAACCACCCGAAGGCCAAGAAGGGTGGCAAGGACGAGAGCGACATCGTGATCGTCACGTACTCGTCGTTCAACACGAACAGCTTCGAGGACTACGGCGAGTGCGTCATGGGCAGCCGCGGCACCATGATTATCTCGAAGGAAGCGGAAGTGTATCTGTACAAGGAACCGGAACCGGGCAAGGGCAGCAGCGGCGGGCGCGACACGAAAGTGACTGTGACCGGTGCCGGCGGCGGTAAGCCCGCGATGGAAGCGACGAGCACTTGGGGCGGTGGCGGTGGTGCGGCGATCACGAAGGGCGCTAGCGCGACCTGGGACAGTGCCGTTCGCGGGTACCGCACCGAGATGGAACACTTCGCCTACTGCCTGCGCATGTGGCAGAAGAAGGGCGGGAAGGTGGACTACACGAAGAACGACAAGGGCGAGTTCGTCCACAAGGACATCATCCCGCGGTGCCACGGCGAGGTCGCAATGGCCGACGCCATCCTCGCACTGACCGCGAACATGGCGATGGCGAAGAAGGAACGGATCGTGTTCGAGGATGCGTGGTTCGACGTGACCAAGAGCGACGTGCCCGAAACGAAGCACGGCCCGACGAAGAAGGCGTAA
- a CDS encoding 3-keto-disaccharide hydrolase: MMFRLLAVCTALAVASPAFAEDKEKPKPNTLTPKEIADGWILLFDGETTFGWKIDGTAEVKDGALVLGGAKSTTAVSTTTFTSYELQMQTSGAGAIALHSIKGGSHSAGLNNQSSIVRMTVVGSSEGGSSIENSTTADPNGAKTSITAATNGPAELRLEVPAGGSLSIKSLKLRPECPRSLFTGKNLDGWKVNAADPKRMSSKWEVTKDGELSLKNGPGDLVTEKEFDNFVLQLECKTLGKALNSGAFFRCIPGQYQNGYEAQIHNGFKDDDRTKPSDFGTGAVYRRIAARRVVANDNEWFTMTVVANGKRITTWVNGYQTVDWTDDRKESDNPRQGYRAAKGPLSIQGHDATTDILFRNIRIAELPK, translated from the coding sequence ATGATGTTCCGCTTGCTCGCCGTCTGCACCGCACTCGCGGTCGCGTCGCCCGCGTTCGCCGAAGACAAAGAAAAACCGAAGCCGAACACGCTCACGCCAAAAGAGATCGCGGACGGCTGGATTCTGCTGTTCGACGGCGAAACCACGTTCGGGTGGAAGATCGATGGGACGGCCGAAGTGAAGGACGGGGCGCTCGTGCTTGGGGGGGCGAAGTCCACTACAGCAGTGAGCACGACCACGTTCACGTCTTACGAACTGCAAATGCAAACCAGTGGTGCCGGTGCAATTGCACTGCATTCGATCAAAGGCGGCTCTCACAGTGCCGGGCTGAACAATCAATCGTCGATAGTACGAATGACGGTGGTCGGGAGCAGCGAGGGCGGCTCGTCCATTGAAAACAGCACAACAGCGGACCCGAACGGCGCCAAAACGAGCATCACCGCCGCCACGAACGGTCCCGCGGAACTCCGGCTCGAAGTTCCGGCCGGCGGCTCCCTCTCCATCAAGTCGCTCAAGCTCCGGCCCGAGTGCCCGAGGTCGCTGTTCACCGGGAAGAACCTCGACGGCTGGAAGGTCAACGCGGCCGACCCAAAACGGATGTCGTCGAAGTGGGAGGTCACGAAGGACGGCGAACTGTCGCTCAAGAACGGCCCGGGTGATCTCGTGACGGAGAAGGAGTTCGACAACTTCGTGCTGCAACTGGAGTGCAAGACGCTCGGCAAGGCGCTCAACAGCGGGGCGTTCTTCCGCTGCATCCCCGGCCAGTACCAGAACGGCTACGAGGCGCAGATTCACAACGGCTTCAAGGACGACGATCGCACCAAGCCCTCGGACTTCGGCACGGGCGCGGTGTACCGCCGGATCGCGGCGCGGAGGGTGGTGGCCAACGACAACGAGTGGTTCACAATGACGGTCGTGGCCAACGGGAAGCGCATCACGACATGGGTGAACGGCTACCAGACCGTAGATTGGACTGACGATCGTAAAGAGAGTGACAACCCGCGCCAGGGTTACCGCGCCGCGAAGGGACCGCTGTCCATCCAGGGCCACGACGCGACCACGGACATCCTGTTCCGCAACATCCGGATCGCTGAATTACCGAAGTAA